A genomic region of Drosophila pseudoobscura strain MV-25-SWS-2005 chromosome 5, UCI_Dpse_MV25, whole genome shotgun sequence contains the following coding sequences:
- the myo gene encoding uncharacterized protein myo isoform X2: MRRKVHLQDSPCIRTDNCLLKIMLANGYRIGKEHRTESQYYVNPSVKKIIENANIAVLHAQSDSSSIVFCSCKSITSIKKRQIIGGHSRCPFVMYRCVALAVLSMLLILATAHSASSEQELLERSNNSSSASARPEMILLSNRTNTQSNTLSSDNASSTTKQIKPEDHHQEDSDPPSNPVKVQTKRNTKGSTLPTTSRSGPFSSVQGVSMNRNLINIDSILQRQLREKAKQDSLESIKMHILMRLNLKKLPNITKPISVPQNILEDFYKGYNASVTNTIWRRRESTGESLSESPSVPKKHEQTTNTSSDLVAGESDMSLSSQMQGDDANALNEFKLIYNTEIGIHEYQHIKQNFFMHNDDEYESILSHISSIYVFPEQLQPHVRHNRKTDVLRFKFDNSYSDISYATLHLYLRGWDWISTHQPELIEEIENQQSKDIVVAIHRAVRRANNTSFTHKAKMFEFRQKIPSGQGQWVNVDLKPVFGDRGSNKSHEILIKGVESWMKPLVVTTDNTSNNPLTVHIEIGSQKKHRRKRSVYMDCTESDHDMRCCRYPLKVNFTSFGWHFVVAPTSFDAYFCSGDCRVGYLEQYPHTHLAALTTSATPCCSPTKMSSLSLLYFDDNHNLVLSVIPNMSVEGCSCS, from the exons at GAGGAGAAAAGTGCATTTACAGGATAGCCCCTG cATTCGAACCGACAACTGTTTACTAAAAATCATGCTGGCCAATGGGTACCGCATTGGGAAAGAACACAGGACTGAGAGTCAATATTATGTGAACCCTAGTGTTAAAAAGATTATTGAAAATGCTAATATTGCAGTCTTGCATGCACAGTCGGATTCCAGTAGCATAGTTTTTTGCAGCTGCAAATCGATTACGAGTATTAAAAAACGACAGATTATAGGTGGACATTCAAGATGCCCTTTTGTCATGTACCGATGTGTGGCACTAGCTGTGCTATCCATGCTTTTAATCCTGGCAACTGCACACAGTGCTAGTAGTGAGCAGGAGCTATTAGAACGCTCAAACAATTCATCAAGTGCCAGTGCTAGACCGGAAATGATTTTATTGAGTAACAGAACAAATACTCAATCAAACACACTTTCAAGCGACAATGCATCATccacaacaaaacaaataaagccAGAGGATCATCATCAAGAGGATTCGGATCCGCCTTCAAACCCAGTAAAAGTACAAACCAAACGGAATACTAAAGGTTCAACTCTGCCAACAACATCTAGATCGGGGCCCTTCTCGAGTGTTCAAGGAGTATCTATGAATCGAAATTTAATCAACATTGATAGTATTTTACAGCGCCAATTGCGCGAAAAAGCCAAGCAGGATAGCTTGGAGTCGATTAAGATGCACATACTCATGCGGTTAAATCTAAAAAAACTACCAAATATAACCAAACCTATCTCAgtaccacaaaatatattaGAGGATTTTTATAAAGGTTATAATGCATCTGTAACAAATACAATATGGCGACGTAGGGAATCCACAGGAGAATCGCTATCAGAATCACCAAGTGTCCCTAAAAAACATGAGCAAACTACCAACACAAGCAGCGATTTAGTGGCTGGTGAATCCGACATGAGCTTATCTTCTCAAATGCAAGGGGATGATGCTAATGCTTTGAATGAGTTTAAATTGATTTACAACACTGAAATAGGAATCCACGAATATCAacacataaaacaaaatttcttTATGCATAATGATGATGAATACGAGAGTATTCTTTCACACATAAGCAGCATTTACGTGTTTCCTGAGC AGCTTCAACCACATGTTCGACACAACCGTAAGACAGACGTTCTTCGGTTTAAATTCGACAACAGTTACTCGGACATATCGTACGCTACACTGCATTTATATCTGCGTGGTTGGGACTGGATAAGCACCCATCAGCCGGAGCTCATTGAGGAGATTGAAAATCAACAAAGTAAAGATATTGTTGTAGCTATTCATCGGGCAGTGCGGCGTGCAAATAATACAAGCTTTACTCACAAGGCCAAAATGTTTGAATTTCGCCAAAAAATTCCATCGGGACAAGGACAGTGGGTCAACGTTGACCTGAAACCTGTATTCGGAGATCGCGGGTCGAATAAATCTCATGAAATTCTTATAAAAGGAGTAGAATCCTGGATGAAGCCTTTAGTTGTGACCACTGATAATACATCGAATAATCCATTA ACGGTTCACATAGAAATTGGATCACAAAAAAAGCATCGACGGAAACGAAGCGTTTATATGGACTGTACTGAAAGTGATCACGATATGCGATGCTGTCGATATCCTCTCAAGGTGAACTTCACAAGTTTTGGATGGCATTTCGTTGTTGCACCTACGTCATTTGATGCATACTTTTGCAGTGGCGACTGCAGAGTTGGATACCTTGAGCAGTATCCCCACACTCATCTAGCCGCCTTAACGACGTCAGCCACGCCGTGCTGTTCGCCAACAAAAATGAGTTCCTTAAGCTTGTTATATTTTGACGATAACCACAACCTGGTTTTAAGTGTTATACCAAATATGTCTGTAGAGGGATGCAGCTGTTCCTAG
- the myo gene encoding uncharacterized protein myo isoform X3: MLANGYRIGKEHRTESQYYVNPSVKKIIENANIAVLHAQSDSSSIVFCSCKSITSIKKRQIIGGHSRCPFVMYRCVALAVLSMLLILATAHSASSEQELLERSNNSSSASARPEMILLSNRTNTQSNTLSSDNASSTTKQIKPEDHHQEDSDPPSNPVKVQTKRNTKGSTLPTTSRSGPFSSVQGVSMNRNLINIDSILQRQLREKAKQDSLESIKMHILMRLNLKKLPNITKPISVPQNILEDFYKGYNASVTNTIWRRRESTGESLSESPSVPKKHEQTTNTSSDLVAGESDMSLSSQMQGDDANALNEFKLIYNTEIGIHEYQHIKQNFFMHNDDEYESILSHISSIYVFPEQLQPHVRHNRKTDVLRFKFDNSYSDISYATLHLYLRGWDWISTHQPELIEEIENQQSKDIVVAIHRAVRRANNTSFTHKAKMFEFRQKIPSGQGQWVNVDLKPVFGDRGSNKSHEILIKGVESWMKPLVVTTDNTSNNPLTVHIEIGSQKKHRRKRSVYMDCTESDHDMRCCRYPLKVNFTSFGWHFVVAPTSFDAYFCSGDCRVGYLEQYPHTHLAALTTSATPCCSPTKMSSLSLLYFDDNHNLVLSVIPNMSVEGCSCS, from the exons ATGCTGGCCAATGGGTACCGCATTGGGAAAGAACACAGGACTGAGAGTCAATATTATGTGAACCCTAGTGTTAAAAAGATTATTGAAAATGCTAATATTGCAGTCTTGCATGCACAGTCGGATTCCAGTAGCATAGTTTTTTGCAGCTGCAAATCGATTACGAGTATTAAAAAACGACAGATTATAGGTGGACATTCAAGATGCCCTTTTGTCATGTACCGATGTGTGGCACTAGCTGTGCTATCCATGCTTTTAATCCTGGCAACTGCACACAGTGCTAGTAGTGAGCAGGAGCTATTAGAACGCTCAAACAATTCATCAAGTGCCAGTGCTAGACCGGAAATGATTTTATTGAGTAACAGAACAAATACTCAATCAAACACACTTTCAAGCGACAATGCATCATccacaacaaaacaaataaagccAGAGGATCATCATCAAGAGGATTCGGATCCGCCTTCAAACCCAGTAAAAGTACAAACCAAACGGAATACTAAAGGTTCAACTCTGCCAACAACATCTAGATCGGGGCCCTTCTCGAGTGTTCAAGGAGTATCTATGAATCGAAATTTAATCAACATTGATAGTATTTTACAGCGCCAATTGCGCGAAAAAGCCAAGCAGGATAGCTTGGAGTCGATTAAGATGCACATACTCATGCGGTTAAATCTAAAAAAACTACCAAATATAACCAAACCTATCTCAgtaccacaaaatatattaGAGGATTTTTATAAAGGTTATAATGCATCTGTAACAAATACAATATGGCGACGTAGGGAATCCACAGGAGAATCGCTATCAGAATCACCAAGTGTCCCTAAAAAACATGAGCAAACTACCAACACAAGCAGCGATTTAGTGGCTGGTGAATCCGACATGAGCTTATCTTCTCAAATGCAAGGGGATGATGCTAATGCTTTGAATGAGTTTAAATTGATTTACAACACTGAAATAGGAATCCACGAATATCAacacataaaacaaaatttcttTATGCATAATGATGATGAATACGAGAGTATTCTTTCACACATAAGCAGCATTTACGTGTTTCCTGAGC AGCTTCAACCACATGTTCGACACAACCGTAAGACAGACGTTCTTCGGTTTAAATTCGACAACAGTTACTCGGACATATCGTACGCTACACTGCATTTATATCTGCGTGGTTGGGACTGGATAAGCACCCATCAGCCGGAGCTCATTGAGGAGATTGAAAATCAACAAAGTAAAGATATTGTTGTAGCTATTCATCGGGCAGTGCGGCGTGCAAATAATACAAGCTTTACTCACAAGGCCAAAATGTTTGAATTTCGCCAAAAAATTCCATCGGGACAAGGACAGTGGGTCAACGTTGACCTGAAACCTGTATTCGGAGATCGCGGGTCGAATAAATCTCATGAAATTCTTATAAAAGGAGTAGAATCCTGGATGAAGCCTTTAGTTGTGACCACTGATAATACATCGAATAATCCATTA ACGGTTCACATAGAAATTGGATCACAAAAAAAGCATCGACGGAAACGAAGCGTTTATATGGACTGTACTGAAAGTGATCACGATATGCGATGCTGTCGATATCCTCTCAAGGTGAACTTCACAAGTTTTGGATGGCATTTCGTTGTTGCACCTACGTCATTTGATGCATACTTTTGCAGTGGCGACTGCAGAGTTGGATACCTTGAGCAGTATCCCCACACTCATCTAGCCGCCTTAACGACGTCAGCCACGCCGTGCTGTTCGCCAACAAAAATGAGTTCCTTAAGCTTGTTATATTTTGACGATAACCACAACCTGGTTTTAAGTGTTATACCAAATATGTCTGTAGAGGGATGCAGCTGTTCCTAG
- the myo gene encoding uncharacterized protein myo isoform X1 produces the protein MKHYSSRRRKVHLQDSPCIRTDNCLLKIMLANGYRIGKEHRTESQYYVNPSVKKIIENANIAVLHAQSDSSSIVFCSCKSITSIKKRQIIGGHSRCPFVMYRCVALAVLSMLLILATAHSASSEQELLERSNNSSSASARPEMILLSNRTNTQSNTLSSDNASSTTKQIKPEDHHQEDSDPPSNPVKVQTKRNTKGSTLPTTSRSGPFSSVQGVSMNRNLINIDSILQRQLREKAKQDSLESIKMHILMRLNLKKLPNITKPISVPQNILEDFYKGYNASVTNTIWRRRESTGESLSESPSVPKKHEQTTNTSSDLVAGESDMSLSSQMQGDDANALNEFKLIYNTEIGIHEYQHIKQNFFMHNDDEYESILSHISSIYVFPEQLQPHVRHNRKTDVLRFKFDNSYSDISYATLHLYLRGWDWISTHQPELIEEIENQQSKDIVVAIHRAVRRANNTSFTHKAKMFEFRQKIPSGQGQWVNVDLKPVFGDRGSNKSHEILIKGVESWMKPLVVTTDNTSNNPLTVHIEIGSQKKHRRKRSVYMDCTESDHDMRCCRYPLKVNFTSFGWHFVVAPTSFDAYFCSGDCRVGYLEQYPHTHLAALTTSATPCCSPTKMSSLSLLYFDDNHNLVLSVIPNMSVEGCSCS, from the exons ATGAAACATTATAGTAGTAG GAGGAGAAAAGTGCATTTACAGGATAGCCCCTG cATTCGAACCGACAACTGTTTACTAAAAATCATGCTGGCCAATGGGTACCGCATTGGGAAAGAACACAGGACTGAGAGTCAATATTATGTGAACCCTAGTGTTAAAAAGATTATTGAAAATGCTAATATTGCAGTCTTGCATGCACAGTCGGATTCCAGTAGCATAGTTTTTTGCAGCTGCAAATCGATTACGAGTATTAAAAAACGACAGATTATAGGTGGACATTCAAGATGCCCTTTTGTCATGTACCGATGTGTGGCACTAGCTGTGCTATCCATGCTTTTAATCCTGGCAACTGCACACAGTGCTAGTAGTGAGCAGGAGCTATTAGAACGCTCAAACAATTCATCAAGTGCCAGTGCTAGACCGGAAATGATTTTATTGAGTAACAGAACAAATACTCAATCAAACACACTTTCAAGCGACAATGCATCATccacaacaaaacaaataaagccAGAGGATCATCATCAAGAGGATTCGGATCCGCCTTCAAACCCAGTAAAAGTACAAACCAAACGGAATACTAAAGGTTCAACTCTGCCAACAACATCTAGATCGGGGCCCTTCTCGAGTGTTCAAGGAGTATCTATGAATCGAAATTTAATCAACATTGATAGTATTTTACAGCGCCAATTGCGCGAAAAAGCCAAGCAGGATAGCTTGGAGTCGATTAAGATGCACATACTCATGCGGTTAAATCTAAAAAAACTACCAAATATAACCAAACCTATCTCAgtaccacaaaatatattaGAGGATTTTTATAAAGGTTATAATGCATCTGTAACAAATACAATATGGCGACGTAGGGAATCCACAGGAGAATCGCTATCAGAATCACCAAGTGTCCCTAAAAAACATGAGCAAACTACCAACACAAGCAGCGATTTAGTGGCTGGTGAATCCGACATGAGCTTATCTTCTCAAATGCAAGGGGATGATGCTAATGCTTTGAATGAGTTTAAATTGATTTACAACACTGAAATAGGAATCCACGAATATCAacacataaaacaaaatttcttTATGCATAATGATGATGAATACGAGAGTATTCTTTCACACATAAGCAGCATTTACGTGTTTCCTGAGC AGCTTCAACCACATGTTCGACACAACCGTAAGACAGACGTTCTTCGGTTTAAATTCGACAACAGTTACTCGGACATATCGTACGCTACACTGCATTTATATCTGCGTGGTTGGGACTGGATAAGCACCCATCAGCCGGAGCTCATTGAGGAGATTGAAAATCAACAAAGTAAAGATATTGTTGTAGCTATTCATCGGGCAGTGCGGCGTGCAAATAATACAAGCTTTACTCACAAGGCCAAAATGTTTGAATTTCGCCAAAAAATTCCATCGGGACAAGGACAGTGGGTCAACGTTGACCTGAAACCTGTATTCGGAGATCGCGGGTCGAATAAATCTCATGAAATTCTTATAAAAGGAGTAGAATCCTGGATGAAGCCTTTAGTTGTGACCACTGATAATACATCGAATAATCCATTA ACGGTTCACATAGAAATTGGATCACAAAAAAAGCATCGACGGAAACGAAGCGTTTATATGGACTGTACTGAAAGTGATCACGATATGCGATGCTGTCGATATCCTCTCAAGGTGAACTTCACAAGTTTTGGATGGCATTTCGTTGTTGCACCTACGTCATTTGATGCATACTTTTGCAGTGGCGACTGCAGAGTTGGATACCTTGAGCAGTATCCCCACACTCATCTAGCCGCCTTAACGACGTCAGCCACGCCGTGCTGTTCGCCAACAAAAATGAGTTCCTTAAGCTTGTTATATTTTGACGATAACCACAACCTGGTTTTAAGTGTTATACCAAATATGTCTGTAGAGGGATGCAGCTGTTCCTAG